One segment of Carya illinoinensis cultivar Pawnee chromosome 1, C.illinoinensisPawnee_v1, whole genome shotgun sequence DNA contains the following:
- the LOC122308267 gene encoding phenylcoumaran benzylic ether reductase Betv6-like: MAQKSKILIIGATGYIGKFLVEASAKDGRSTFALVRESTASSPDKSELIESFKSSGVTLLHGDIYNHESLVKAIKQVDVVISAVGFQQLGDQVKIIAAIKEAGNIKRFLPSEFGMDVDRSNAVEPAASLFALKASIRRSIEAAGIPYTYIVSNGFAEYFLRNFGQSGATVPPRDKVVVLGDGNIKVIFNKEGDIATYTINAVDDPKTLNKILYMRPPANILSFNEILSLWEKKISKTLEKIYILEDQLLEKIRESPAPSNIILSILYSVFVKGDNANYEIDDSFGVEASEIYPEVKYTTVEEYLDQLV, translated from the exons ATGGCTCAAAAAAGCAAGATTTTGATAATCGGAGCCACCGGATACATCGGAAAATTCCTAGTGGAGGCAAGCGCGAAAGATGGACGCTCAACTTTTGCATTGGTCAGAGAAAGCACAGCTTCGAGTCCTGACAAGTCCGAGCTGATTGAGAGCTTCAAGAGCTCTGGAGTTACACTTCTCCAT GGAGACATCTATAATCATGAGAGCTTGGTGAAGGCAATCAAGCAAGTTGATGTAGTGATCTCTGCAGTTGGGTTTCAACAACTGGGGGATCAGGTGAAGATTATTGCTGCCATCAAAGAAGCTGGAAATATCAAG AGATTCCTCCCATCAGAATTTGGAATGGATGTGGATCGTTCCAATGCAGTGGAGCCAGCTGCAAGCCTTTTTGCTCTTAAGGCGAGCATCCGGAGATCCATCGAGGCCGCTGGAATTCCATATACCTACATCGTGTCCAATGGCTTTGCCGAGTACTTCCTGAGAAATTTTGGACAGTCAGGTGCCACAGTACCTCCAAGAGACAAAGTAGTAGTACTTGGCGATGGAAATATCAAAG TAATTTTTAACAAGGAAGGAGATATTGCCACTTATACGATAAATGCAGTTGATGATCCAAAAACGTTGAACAAGATCCTTTATATGAGACCTCCTGCTAACATTTTGTCCTTCAATGAGATTCTCTCCCTGTGGGAGAAAAAAATCAGCAAGACCCTGGAGAAGATTTAtattctagaagaccaacttCTTGAGAAAATCCGGG AATCTCCAGCCCCCTCAAACATCATTCTATCCATCTTATACTCTGTGTTTGTGAAGGGAGATAATGCAAATTATGAGATTGACGATTCTTTTGGAGTGGAGGCTTCTGAGATTTATCCAGAGGTGAAATACACAACTGTGGAGGAATACCTCGATCAGCTTGTCTAA